A genomic window from Salmo salar chromosome ssa23, Ssal_v3.1, whole genome shotgun sequence includes:
- the cks2 gene encoding cyclin-dependent kinases regulatory subunit 2, giving the protein MSKKQIYYSDKYTDEAFEYRHVMLPKQLSKLVPTSHLMTEDEWRGLGVQQSQGWIHYMIHKPEPHILLFRRPLPKD; this is encoded by the exons ATGTCGAAGAAACAAATTTACTACTCTGACAAGTACACAGATGAAGCATTTGAGTACAG GCATGTTATGCTCCCGAAACAGTTATCAAAGCTGGTGCCCACCTCTCACTTGATGACAGAAGATGAATGGAGGGGTCTGGGGGTGCAGCAGAGCCAGGGCTGGATCCACTACATGATCCACAAGCCAG AGCCGCATATATTGCTTTTCCGAAGACCACTTCCAAAGGATTGA
- the cimap1d gene encoding outer dense fiber protein 3-like protein 2b isoform X4 codes for MGEEVKKRPIIAGREKGPGPGRYALPPTIGFIGHDFTKPTSPAYSFHGRMSNNLYGVDSSPGPQYYIDAKITRFGRDGNPAYSMLGRVRGSSRLFQTPGPGAYSPENAPPCNTQRRPPSYTMGSRTRYRTIDSVPAPNKYCLPALMGPQVPTKPASASYTMSGHCKLGGPSEDLSKTPGPGRYNSTDPSVYLPRQPAFSMLGRHGFPNDATLKPGPGTHNPEKVTVHKPRAPAFSLGIRHSEFVTPLVVNVAD; via the exons atgggggaggaggtgaaaaAGCGCCCCATCATTGCTGGCAGAGAGAAAG GGCCAGGACCTGGGCGTTACGCTCTGCCACCAACTATTGGTTTCATCGGCCATGACTTCACCAAGCCAACCAGCCCTGCTTACTCCTTCCACGGCAGAATGAGCAACAACT TGTACGGTGTTGACTCCAGTCCTGGGCCTCAGTATTACATTGATGCAAAAATCACCCGTTTCGGTAGGGATGGCAACCCCGCATACTCCATGTTGGGCAGAGTGAGAGGATCATCAA GGCTTTTCCAGACTCCTGGACCTGGGGCATACAGCCCTGAGAATGCTCCTCCATGCAACACCCAGCGCAGACCCCCATCCTACACCATGGGCTCCCGCACTCGCTACCGTACCATCGACTCAGTACCTGCCCCCAACAAGTACTGTCTCCCTGCTCTCATGGGCCCCCAAGTTCCCACCAAGCCAGCCAGTGCGAGCTATACCATGTCAGGGCACTGCAAATTAGGGGGTCCCTCAGAGGACCTGTCCAAGACCCCAGGCCCAGGTAGATACAACAGTACAGATCCAAGTGTCTACCTGCCCAGGCAACCAGCTTTCTCCATGCTAGGTCGCCATGGCTTTCCCAACGATGCCACTCTGAAGCCTGGCCCTGGAACTCATAATCCTGAGAAGGTGACTGTCCACAAGCCCCGGGCCCCTGCCTTCTCTCTGGGCATCAGACACTCAGAGTTTGTCACCCCACTGGTGGTCAATGTAGCTGACTGA
- the cimap1d gene encoding outer dense fiber protein 3-like protein 2b isoform X1 encodes MGEEVKKRPIIAGREKGPGPGRYALPPTIGFIGHDFTKPTSPAYSFHGRMSNNLYGVDSSPGPQYYIDAKITRFGRDGNPAYSMLGRVRGSSSKFPPSAGLFQTPGPGAYSPENAPPCNTQRRPPSYTMGSRTRYRTIDSVPAPNKYCLPALMGPQVPTKPASASYTMSGHCKLGGPSEDLSKTPGPGRYNSTDPSVYLPRQPAFSMLGRHGFPNDATLKPGPGTHNPEKVTVHKPRAPAFSLGIRHSEFVTPLVVNVAD; translated from the exons atgggggaggaggtgaaaaAGCGCCCCATCATTGCTGGCAGAGAGAAAG GGCCAGGACCTGGGCGTTACGCTCTGCCACCAACTATTGGTTTCATCGGCCATGACTTCACCAAGCCAACCAGCCCTGCTTACTCCTTCCACGGCAGAATGAGCAACAACT TGTACGGTGTTGACTCCAGTCCTGGGCCTCAGTATTACATTGATGCAAAAATCACCCGTTTCGGTAGGGATGGCAACCCCGCATACTCCATGTTGGGCAGAGTGAGAGGATCATCAAGTAAGTTCCCACCTTCAG CAGGGCTTTTCCAGACTCCTGGACCTGGGGCATACAGCCCTGAGAATGCTCCTCCATGCAACACCCAGCGCAGACCCCCATCCTACACCATGGGCTCCCGCACTCGCTACCGTACCATCGACTCAGTACCTGCCCCCAACAAGTACTGTCTCCCTGCTCTCATGGGCCCCCAAGTTCCCACCAAGCCAGCCAGTGCGAGCTATACCATGTCAGGGCACTGCAAATTAGGGGGTCCCTCAGAGGACCTGTCCAAGACCCCAGGCCCAGGTAGATACAACAGTACAGATCCAAGTGTCTACCTGCCCAGGCAACCAGCTTTCTCCATGCTAGGTCGCCATGGCTTTCCCAACGATGCCACTCTGAAGCCTGGCCCTGGAACTCATAATCCTGAGAAGGTGACTGTCCACAAGCCCCGGGCCCCTGCCTTCTCTCTGGGCATCAGACACTCAGAGTTTGTCACCCCACTGGTGGTCAATGTAGCTGACTGA
- the cimap1d gene encoding outer dense fiber protein 3-like protein 2b isoform X3 gives MGEEVKKRPIIAGREKGPGPGRYALPPTIGFIGHDFTKPTSPAYSFHGRMSNNLYGVDSSPGPQYYIDAKITRFGRDGNPAYSMLGRVRGSSTGLFQTPGPGAYSPENAPPCNTQRRPPSYTMGSRTRYRTIDSVPAPNKYCLPALMGPQVPTKPASASYTMSGHCKLGGPSEDLSKTPGPGRYNSTDPSVYLPRQPAFSMLGRHGFPNDATLKPGPGTHNPEKVTVHKPRAPAFSLGIRHSEFVTPLVVNVAD, from the exons atgggggaggaggtgaaaaAGCGCCCCATCATTGCTGGCAGAGAGAAAG GGCCAGGACCTGGGCGTTACGCTCTGCCACCAACTATTGGTTTCATCGGCCATGACTTCACCAAGCCAACCAGCCCTGCTTACTCCTTCCACGGCAGAATGAGCAACAACT TGTACGGTGTTGACTCCAGTCCTGGGCCTCAGTATTACATTGATGCAAAAATCACCCGTTTCGGTAGGGATGGCAACCCCGCATACTCCATGTTGGGCAGAGTGAGAGGATCATCAA CAGGGCTTTTCCAGACTCCTGGACCTGGGGCATACAGCCCTGAGAATGCTCCTCCATGCAACACCCAGCGCAGACCCCCATCCTACACCATGGGCTCCCGCACTCGCTACCGTACCATCGACTCAGTACCTGCCCCCAACAAGTACTGTCTCCCTGCTCTCATGGGCCCCCAAGTTCCCACCAAGCCAGCCAGTGCGAGCTATACCATGTCAGGGCACTGCAAATTAGGGGGTCCCTCAGAGGACCTGTCCAAGACCCCAGGCCCAGGTAGATACAACAGTACAGATCCAAGTGTCTACCTGCCCAGGCAACCAGCTTTCTCCATGCTAGGTCGCCATGGCTTTCCCAACGATGCCACTCTGAAGCCTGGCCCTGGAACTCATAATCCTGAGAAGGTGACTGTCCACAAGCCCCGGGCCCCTGCCTTCTCTCTGGGCATCAGACACTCAGAGTTTGTCACCCCACTGGTGGTCAATGTAGCTGACTGA
- the cimap1d gene encoding outer dense fiber protein 3-like protein 2b isoform X2 → MGEEVKKRPIIAGREKGPGPGRYALPPTIGFIGHDFTKPTSPAYSFHGRMSNNLYGVDSSPGPQYYIDAKITRFGRDGNPAYSMLGRVRGSSSKFPPSGLFQTPGPGAYSPENAPPCNTQRRPPSYTMGSRTRYRTIDSVPAPNKYCLPALMGPQVPTKPASASYTMSGHCKLGGPSEDLSKTPGPGRYNSTDPSVYLPRQPAFSMLGRHGFPNDATLKPGPGTHNPEKVTVHKPRAPAFSLGIRHSEFVTPLVVNVAD, encoded by the exons atgggggaggaggtgaaaaAGCGCCCCATCATTGCTGGCAGAGAGAAAG GGCCAGGACCTGGGCGTTACGCTCTGCCACCAACTATTGGTTTCATCGGCCATGACTTCACCAAGCCAACCAGCCCTGCTTACTCCTTCCACGGCAGAATGAGCAACAACT TGTACGGTGTTGACTCCAGTCCTGGGCCTCAGTATTACATTGATGCAAAAATCACCCGTTTCGGTAGGGATGGCAACCCCGCATACTCCATGTTGGGCAGAGTGAGAGGATCATCAAGTAAGTTCCCACCTTCAG GGCTTTTCCAGACTCCTGGACCTGGGGCATACAGCCCTGAGAATGCTCCTCCATGCAACACCCAGCGCAGACCCCCATCCTACACCATGGGCTCCCGCACTCGCTACCGTACCATCGACTCAGTACCTGCCCCCAACAAGTACTGTCTCCCTGCTCTCATGGGCCCCCAAGTTCCCACCAAGCCAGCCAGTGCGAGCTATACCATGTCAGGGCACTGCAAATTAGGGGGTCCCTCAGAGGACCTGTCCAAGACCCCAGGCCCAGGTAGATACAACAGTACAGATCCAAGTGTCTACCTGCCCAGGCAACCAGCTTTCTCCATGCTAGGTCGCCATGGCTTTCCCAACGATGCCACTCTGAAGCCTGGCCCTGGAACTCATAATCCTGAGAAGGTGACTGTCCACAAGCCCCGGGCCCCTGCCTTCTCTCTGGGCATCAGACACTCAGAGTTTGTCACCCCACTGGTGGTCAATGTAGCTGACTGA